The Limanda limanda chromosome 21, fLimLim1.1, whole genome shotgun sequence genome contains the following window.
ttcttttgttatatttttggtTTTCATAAAAGCCATCACTGGTTTCTAAAACCATTTTTAACATTCactttgtgattttattttgttatgttgtgTGAAATACATTAAACTGAACTACATATGAATTGGTAGACGTGTTGTCTGGGAATCCCTGAGCTCATTGTCCTCACACGCTGGATAATGTTGGACACTGacaatctgtctctctcttactcaccATTGTTACTCAAAATCAAATTGGTCTTGATCATGTGAGCGTTACCTTAGTCACTGGTGTGTTTTCATAGACAGAATTCATCTCCTCTCTTATTAACTGGAAGTAAAGAAGGCATAATATTCTTTTTATAGACATTTTGCGATTTGTTGTTTCCAAAGTTCTGGCTTTTACTTTCACAGCACCTGATGGATGGAATAATTCACAGGCTGATTTTCAGTTTAAAGCTCTGGTAAAATCTCTTGAACTGGGGTTGTTTGTGTTCAAGTTATTAATCTGTTACTGTCGAAACTGTGTTGCTGCTTCTTGGCTGGGTTCAAACCctgttaaataaaaatcaaacagcagctgcatCTCAAGCACAGTCCAGACTTTGACGTCTTGTATAACTGCTGAAGAAAACTCACTATAAGCAGAAACCCTGCTTGACTCAGTGGATCGCGTAtaacaaaaatacagaaatcatgAGGAATGAAGAAGTGGAGAGCGACTCCAGCTTCGGACTGTGATAGCTGCAGTAATGTGTTTTCAGGTCACTCAGCCCATCTCTCTCCAATTGCTGATGCATGATGGTTTCTGTGCTGGCTTACTATTTCAAGTGTgaagggtcagtgtgtgtgtgtgtgtgtgtgtgtgtgtgtgtgtgtgtgtgtgtgtttgtgtgtgtgtgtgtgtgtgtgtgtgtgtgtgtgtgtgtgtgtgtgtgtgtgtgtgtgtgtgtgtgtgtgtgtgtgtgtgtgtgtgttgtgctttcCGAGCTCTAGTCTGAGCCACGGTTCAGCTCAATAAGCCTGTTTACTGGAAGACATAACTTTAATGCCGATAAGTGCAGGTTGGATTTCCAAGTGTAGACATGAAGCTTACTGGTCTGAGACTCTAACACTTGGACTGTGGCTGTGCCCTGGAGCTGTTGGTGGTGCTGAAAGGGGAGGGAACCCTTTTCTCATCTGTGTGTTCCTGGTACCATCATGTGGAGCAAATGACACGTTTACAACTCATTCAATTTCATCTTAAAATCAGCAGCAGTCTACAATAAAAGGCTATTAGTACACATTTAAAACCTGATATTTAAGTACTTGGAGAAAATATCcctttaatcttattttattgtgaaaaatgAAGCTTCACTAAGCCAGAGAGTGAAGTTCAGCTGTCAACTGGTCGTCCAGCTTCTCTCACAGATAAGTGACCCATTGATCGATGGGGCTGGAGGAAACAACGAGGGGTGCGGTCACGTGTTTCTCAGTGCGCATCAGGTATCCATCCCACACAGTATATAACCGCGAGACCCGAGAGGAGAGCGACACCACAGGGAACCAGCGAAGTGAACCGCACCGAGAGACAACTGTCAAAAAGTGAGTCTGCGCACTTTGATTTTACTTTGCTGTGTGTTGACTTTTTTCCCGGATCATCTGTAGATTTGATTCGATGAACTTCACGTCGGCTAATGTATTTTTAGAATCTTTGGAACACTTTTACGCACGGAGGTATTTGCGTAAAATGGAACAGAATCCTCACATAAATTTGTCTGTAGTTAAAGTTTATTCAaggttttttctttcaaagtgAAATCGTGTCCTggtgcttctctctctctcctcagatgGCCAACATGTTGAGATCGTGGATGATGCTCGCAGTGCTCGTCCTGTGCCTGCTGGTGTGTTTGAGCAGCTTGGCGGACGCTTACCCTCCCAAACCGGAGAGTCCGGTGGGCAACGCCTCACCCGCGGAGTGGGCCAAGTACCACGCGGCTGTCAGGCATTACGTTAACCTCATCACCAGACAGAGGTGAGTCAGACTCAACTAACTGCGTCTCAGATTTCTCCACGTCTCCTGTGAGCTAGAGGTTACAGTGTCTGGGTTCAgagttgatttgattttagagccacagcagctttctgagCATCATTAACTCTAATCCacctgaaaaacaacagcaacaaacttACTGAGAGACTAATAGGTGATGGAGAAGGTGTTGTGCTTTTTGAATTGGAGACTTTCCATCATATTGGGTCAGAGAGGGTCTGCAGCCCTTCATGTGACAATGAAGTTGGCAATGATGATGTGAATTCAATTTTAAAAGTCAATAATGAGCACTCTAGGGTCATTGCCCTGAAGTTATAACCCATTTCTGTTGTCGTGTTCCTCtgatgtgtaaataaagttcaGACCGGAGAGAAGTAAGATCCTGTAAAAAAGGAAATcatcatttccttttctttgtccGAAGCTGAATTAAGACTGAATCATATTCAGTAGGTTTTCAGAATCTTGTGACCTTTGACATGTAGCTAAgagttttttaaattaatattgtaAACTTGTAATTAAATCTCAAAGGTTACTTTCTTATCTGTCGTGCCTTAAATACTGCGTCAGTTTTACAGATTTGACAAGGTGTATGAAAAAGCGAGAATCCAATAAGGACAGagcaataaataataattgtcaTCGATAGCAATTCACTAAAAGTCcaatatattgatattttgCTTATTGCGCTGCACTGTGAGGAGTTACAACACAAAATTGATTTACCTCCGACATTTAGGATGTTTTGCTGCTTTCTCTGATAATGAAGAGTTAATAATATGATAGTTATTGTGATAATAATCAATATTGACTAATATGGAAGTTTTATCTTTagataatttataaataatgataaatgatCGCTCTATATCCATACATGATCCCTTCTGTGTGGCCCCTGGGGTCTGTTGACTTCTGTTGGAGAAACTAACGAAGCTGAGCACAGTCTCATCACCATTAACCCTCCGGCTCTGTAATTAAAGAGGCTTGATTTGCCATTAGACTGCGTGCCACAcggtgcagccccccccccgccgttCACACACAGGAAGGTTAACTCAGGGACCAGGCATTGATTTTTGCATTGGAGTAGCAGGagcttgttttgttgtttgccTCGCTGGACACTGGGCAGTGAACTCGAAAAGTCTCCTTCTCTGTCAGATAATTGCCAGGTTGACTTTTTGGATTGTGCTGCGGAGAGGCAGTGGTGGTAAAGAGAGAAAACTCCACAGGGTGCATGCAGCCAAGTGGCCTTCTTCACAGCTGGAGGAGtctcaaaaaagaaaatagtccAGTGGTTGAATTTCATAGGCAGGTGGGGTCAGGCCAGAGCAGCCGGTGAAATGCTGACTGAGTGGCTGCTCAGGGCACAGGGGGGGGTTTCATGGGAGAGAGTCTCCAATTAGTGTTGCCATAAGGTCATTGCatgctggtgtttttttgcAGGTATGGGAAGAGGTCAACCCCCGAGCAGGCGATGGCGTGGCTGCTGTTCGGAGGCGATTCAAGCCAAGACACAGATCCTCGGTGAGAGAAGCCGATCTGAGTAAATCTCTGGTTAATCACCATGGATCATACTTCAtgctgaaatgaaagaaaatctgttAAAGCTAGAAATGCCAGTGAAATAAAAATTCACAGGATGAAACATAAAAATTCAGATTTAATGTGggtaattatatatttaaatatgtatatatatatatatatataaagaaattaagaaaatacaTACGTATACATCATATTGGCAACTGAATCAATGGCAAATATCCAgtattcaggaaaaaaaaacattagggAAAGAATCTAATCAGCCACGCCGTGTTCTACattatgattttaaatgtgacaGTCATCAATTTGTCATTATTGACTAAAGAGGAAGATGCAATTTAATGAGACCTACATAAAATCAACCAACACTTCATCTACCATTAGCAAACAGTTTGAATTTAGGATTATAAATGTaccataaaaacacttaacaCAATGAATCAGCCTCCTCCACAATTTAAACGTACTTGTGGCATATAGGGCTGTATGTGTATATTGGTCTAAAGGTGTAGGTAGAGTGTTGGTTGGCGTCTCCTCTCACTGTGGCTGTACAGCAGATCGTTGGCCATGTAACCACGCAGCGTGACAACGTCTCCTCTCTTGCAGCTCGGACTACGGCGACCAGTGGTGAAAGACCCCAACGGTTCGATTCCTCACTGACCAGacagagacaacaacacaggGACTCAAGAGACAAACGTGCACTGGACTCTGCGACTTCAAAATTACCTACCGTGCATAccagtctccctccctccctgcataTACGTCTATATGTCTGCTggccaaaaatgtaaataatttgtattaaaaTCAATGACTTTACATAAAGCCTGAATGGAATAAAagtattaaacacacacacacgtgctttCTTGTCCTTTAATCTGCCTTcacggtggatcatgatcttgctggctgctgaccatgagactatgattgcagcaggactgcttgacatatagtattgaagttatccttcaaaatgttgaccctcatcaatgctgctaaaacctttatactgatgatgttttcctacacttgacatctattgcacttctgtccctcctgggagagggatccctcacatgttctctctgaggtttctacgtatttttaccctgttaaaagggtttttagtagtttttcctaactcttgctgagggttaaggacagagggtgttaaagccctatgagacaaattgtgatttgtgaatatgggctatacaaataaaatttgaatttgcTTGCGCTTGCTCTTGCTGCCGCTGGGTGTCGCTACAGCCCCAGGAAGTGTCCGTGTGCACCTGCACGTTGGCTGGaccgctgctgctgtgtgggCTGCACACTACTGAAGACAGGAGACGGACTCGAACTTCTCACCGCGGCGGACGTGTCCCTCCCGTCCCCCGGCCGTCGTCTGCAGGCAGCAGCGGATCACACAACTAGCTGAGAACCAATGGAGCCCGTCtaggttaaagtgtgtgtgacagcagtgtgtgtgtgcgtgtgtgtgtgcgtgtgtgtgtgtgtgggagtgacACGAGCATCGAACACCACCTCTGGAGGAGCCTCGTCACTCGGACACAGCAGAACAGGTGAGGAGCCTCCACCTTCATCTCTCATGTCCCCGACGTGTCTTCACTGAGGTCCGCACTCATCAGGTGGACACACTCAGGTTTTCCGTGTCCCCTGAGGGAGACTCACACACGACGGTTCAGCCCACTTCACTCCACCTCCATCTTTTACTGAGGTAACCGAGGAGAGCAGCGGAacctgggtttgtgtgtttgtgtgggtttatgtgtgtgtgtgtgtgtgtgtgtgtgtttgatgaaaTTACCTCAGGCTGTTTCCACCTGTACTGAggcctcaggtgagactcagccaacgtgtgtgtgtgtgtgtgtgtgtgtgttgtgtgttgtgtgttgtgtgtgtgtgtgtgtgtgtgtgtgtgtggagaataAACATGTCATCAGAGAATAGTGTTGGTCAAGGATGGACGTCTGTTCACTGCGCATGCGCACTCTGTCTGAGAACACGCACATGTGGACCGACACCACGACAGAGGGAGATGTAGGGAGGATGGAAATGAATAAGATAGTGGATGTGTACAGTTGACaacataataatacaaatagtatatgtgtgtgtgtatatgtatctATTTGTACATATGTGTGCTTGCTTGTatgtatctttgtgtgtttatatgcttgtatgtgtgtatatgtatatggtcgtgtgtgtttatgtatctACGTGTGTATGCTTGTGTATGTCTTTCTAATTGTTAAGACAAATGTAAAAGACAATTAAATATCTGATTGTATTTCTATCCAGAAAGCTCTAAACCACACTTGTTCCCTTCTGACCTTTTTATATTGAAGTTGTTTAAATAGTTGAAGCTGCACTCACTCACTGAAACaatgctgagctgctgctgctcaggtctGGCTGTGTGttaggaggtagagcgggtcggcCACTAACCAGAGGAATGGTGGCTCGATGCCAGGCTCTTCCAGTTCCACTGCATTCTGTGTCTTTGGGAAAGAGCTGCGCTGACGGCCCATGAGTGAGTGTGATGGAAAAGGTGCTGCGTATACaagcactgtgtgaatgtgactgtaaagtgctttgagtggccGATTAGACTGCAAcagctctaaataaataaatacggtGCGTTTACAATCTGTGCTCAGATGTCTGTGATGATTTTCTGTCTTCTGTTTCGTCAGACTGTGAGGCCGTTTTTCTACAGTGGAGAAAGGATTTAAACGACCTCTGCCAGGGAGAGAGAAGCTATTGTATTTTTTAGTGATAGTAGATATGCACTGTGTTTATGGAGGGAGGCTCTAcacataaattacatttataactTACAACATTAGACCTTAGAGATTTAATGTGTACTTGGTCGGGGATTTAtgtcagtgaaataaaaactttgTTCGAGGCTTGTGCCCTTGACAAAAGTGCAgcagcaaataataataatgtttcctAAACTTTGTCACGGACTGTTCTAGACAAAGTGTGTTTAGGTCTGCAGAGCATCTGTTTTACTAAGGACCTTTatgatattgttattttgttgccaTCATATGAAATTAAACCTCTTCTTACTATATTTCTTACTATTTCCCCTAAAGATGTAGAATGTATAGTTGGAACAAAATGAAAATCCCTCAGCTGGATTTGAACCCCTCTCCGATAGGTCTcatttccaaaaaaggctttttcatTGGGATTAAAGAGACTAAACCTTTGTATCAGTTTCAGTTTGGGCGGTTGGAGGTT
Protein-coding sequences here:
- the pyyb gene encoding peptide YYb; this encodes MANMLRSWMMLAVLVLCLLVCLSSLADAYPPKPESPVGNASPAEWAKYHAAVRHYVNLITRQRYGKRSTPEQAMAWLLFGGDSSQDTDPRSDYGDQW